The Benincasa hispida cultivar B227 chromosome 9, ASM972705v1, whole genome shotgun sequence genome has a segment encoding these proteins:
- the LOC120085515 gene encoding myosin-11 isoform X3 has product MDNPVNIVVGSQIWVGDIDSIWIDGLVLNITGEDAEIQTSDGRQVVVKMSNLYPRDAESPTTGIDDMTRMSYLNEPGLLHNLAIRYAINEIYTYTGNILIAINPFQSISSLYDAHVMEQYKGAPIGELKPHVFAIADVAYRAMINYGKSNSILVSGESGAGKTETTKMLMCYLAFLGGHAASEGRTVEQQVLESNPVLEAFGNAKTVRNNNSSRFGKFVEIQFDKKGRISGAAIRTYLLERSRVCQISDPERNYHCFYLLCAAPPQERERYKLGNPKSFHYLNQSNCYELAGVNDAHDYLATKRAMDIVGIGEQEQDAIFRVVAAILHLGNIDFAKGEESDSSFVKDEESKFHLHMTAELLMCDPQALEDALCKRMMVTPEEVIKRSLDPLGATVSRDGLAKTIYSRLFDWLVDKINFSIGQDPCSKYLIGVLDIYGFESFQTNSFEQFCINYTNEKLQQHFNQHVFKMEQEEYVKEEIDWSYIEFVDNQDVLDLIEKKPGGIIALLDEACMFPKSTHETFSQKLYQTFKNHKRFTKPKLARSDFTIVHYAGDVLYQSDQFLDKNKDYVVPEHQDLLSASKCPFVAGLFSPHPEETAKSSKFSSIGSRFKGVLEAIRIKCAGYPTHRTFPEFLSRFGILAPEVLEGDYEEKVACGKILEKMGHKGYLIGKSKIFLRGNLMAELDAQRTGIHSAAAIVIQKHFRARIDRKKYIAMRRACIRIQSYWRGVLARESYEIRRREAAAVKIQKNIRAYLARSRHVKTRISTVVLQAGMRAMVARSEHRHRRLVKAAKVIQSYWRQYRTSSNYKTGKKSSTSSQCGSNSKTSGEGLKKQRMANLEETEEDLVLPALLNSSKDTIDETIEMIAKESRVSPQEIEEAYFIIKEPGSPVKDADKMVTLRAEVANLKAMLQAEKQRANECERKYVATQRANEEGRRKLKETERKVHQLQDYINRMIHCMSNQISEMKMIVGTSRLDASSSFPNEVLTDATSSCSDSSSEDFTFPVPGPSTPTFSSFGTNTFQLIVQDISAAEIPGSDNDREGGFSDYF; this is encoded by the exons ATG GACAATCCTGTCAATATTGTTGTTGGTTCTCAAATATGGGTGGGAGATATAGATTCTATTTGGATTGATGGACTCGTATTGAACATCACTGGGGAAGATGCTGAGATTCAAACTAGTGATGGGAGGCAG GTGGTTGTTAAAATGTCAAATCTATATCCAAGGGATGCAGAATCTCCTACTACTGGAATTGACGATATGACTAGAATGTCATATTTGAATGAGCCTGGGTTGCTGCATAATTTGGCTATCAGATATGCAATAAATGAAATCTAT ACTTATACTGGAAACATTCTTATTGCCATCAACCCATTCCAAAGTATTTCAAGTCTGTATGATGCCCATGTGATGGAGCAGTACAAGGGAGCACCAATTGGGGAGCTGAAGCCTCATGTTTTTGCAATTGCTGATGTTGCATATAG GGCTATGATAAATTATGGTAAAAGCAACTCCATTCTGGTAAGTGGTGAAAGTGGGGCTGGTAAGACCGAAACCACCAAAATGCTTATGTGTTACCTTGCATTTTTGGGCGGCCATGCTGCATCTGAAGGACGGACTGTTGAACAACAAGTTTTAGAA TCAAATCCAGTTCTTGAAGCTTTTGGCAATGCAAAAACAGTAAGAAACAATAATTCAAG CCGTTTTGGGAAATTTGTTGAGATCCAATTTGACAAGAAGGGACGAATATCGGGAGCTGCCATCAGAACTTATCTTCTTGAGAGATCACGGGTTTGCCAAATATCGGACCCTGAGCGCAACTACCATTGCTTTTATCTTCTCTGTGCAGCTCCACCTCAG gagagagagagatataAGCTGGGAAATCCAAAATCATTTCACTATCTAAACCAATCAAATTGTTATGAACTGGCTGGTGTGAATGATGCTCATGATTATCTTGCTACAAAGAGAGCCATGGATATTGTTGGAATAGGTGAACAAGAGCAG GATGCAATTTTCAGAGTTGTGGCTGCAATTCTTCACCTTGGTAATATTGACTTTGCAAAAGGAGAAGAGTCTGATTCATCATTTGTAAAAGATGAAGAATCAAAATTTCATCTTCACATGACAGCAGAGCTTCTCAT GTGTGATCCCCAAGCATTAGAAGATGCTCTTTGCAAGCGCATGATGGTTACACCGGAGGAAGTCATCAAGAGAAGTCTTGATCCGCTTGGTGCAACAGTTAGCAGGGATGGATTAGCCAAGACAATATACTCCCGTTTGTTTGACTG GTTGGtagataaaatcaatttttccatCGGACAAGATCCTTGCTCGAAATATCTGATTGGAGTACTTGATATTTATGGTTTTGAGAGCTTTCAAACAAATAG TTTTGAGCAATTCTGCATCAATTACACAAATGAAAAGCTGCAGCAACATTTCAACCAG CATGTATTCAAGATGGAGCAAGAAGAATATGTAAAAGAGGAAATTGATTGGAGCTACATAGAATTTGTTGATAATCAAGATGTCCTCGATCTCATTGAGAAG AAACCAGGTGGAATCATTGCTCTTCTTGATGAAGCTTG CATGTTTCCAAAATCAACTCATGAAACATTTTCACAAAAGCTATATCAGACCTTCAAAAATCATAAACGCTTCACCAAGCCAAAATTGGCCCGCTCAGATTTTACCATTGTTCATTATGCTGGAGat GTTCTATATCAGTCAGATCAGTTTCTAGACAAAAATAAAGATTATGTTGTCCCTGAACATCAAGACTTGTTAAGTGCTTCAAAATGTCCCTTTGTTGCTGGCCTCTTCTCTCCTCATCCTGAGGAGACGGCCAAATCATCaaagttttcttcaattggCTCTCGTTTTAAG GGTGTTTTGGAGGCTATTAGAATCAAATGTGCAGGATACCCTACTCATAGAACATTTCCTGAATTTTTATCTCGATTTGGAATTCTTGCACCCGAGGTATTGGAAGGGGA CTATGAAGAGAAGGTAGCATGCGGAAAGATTCTAGAGAAGATGGGACATAAAGGTTATCTG ATAGGGAAATCAAAAATTTTCCTTAGAGGCAACTTGATGGCCGAACTAGATGCACAAAGAACAGGGATACATAGTGCTGCTGCTATAGTTATACAGAAGCATTTCAGAGCTCGAATTGATCGTAAAAAGTACATTGCCATGCGAAGAGCTTGCATCCGTATACAATCATATTGGAGAG GTGTTCTTGCCCGCGAGTCATATGAAATTAGGAGAAGGGAAGCAGCTGCCgtcaaaattcaaaagaataTTCGTGCATACCTTGCCAGGAGCCGGCATGTGAAAACAAGGATCTCTACAGTTGTTCTTCAGGCTGGTATGCGTGCAATGGTTGCTCGGAGTGAACACAGACATAGGAGGCTGGTTAAGGCTGCAAAAGTTATTCAA TCTTATTGGCGTCAATACAGAACCTCATCGAATTATAAGACGGGGAAAAAATCCTCAACCAGTTCACAATGCGGATCGAACTCCAAAACTTCTGGTGAAGGTCTTAAGAAGCAAAGGATG GCTAACTTGGAAGAAACAGAGGAGGATCTGGTTTTGCCTGCGTTGCTCAACAGCAGTAAAGACACCATTGATGAAACAATTGAAATGATTGCCAAGGAAAGCCGTGTTTCTCCACAAGAAATAGAAGAAGCATACTTTATTATTAAAGAACCTGGTAGTCCGGTTAAAGATGCAGATAAGATGGTCACTCTCAGAGCCGAAGTGGCTAATCTAAAG GCCATGTTGCAGGCTGAAAAGCAAAGGGCTAATGAGTGTGAAAGGAAGTATGTTGCAACACAGAGAGCAAATGAGGAAGGACGTAGAAAACTAAAAGAAACCGAAAGGAAGGTGCATCAACTTCAGGACTACATAAACAG GATGATACATTGCATGTCAAACCAAATAtcggagatgaaaatgatcgtGGGTACTTCTAGGTTAGATGCATCTAGTTCTTTTCCGAATGAGGTTCTGACGGATGCCACATCTAGTTGCTCTGATTCATCATCAGAAGACTTCACCTTTCCTGTTCCAGGTCCATCTACGCCAACTTTCTCTTCATTCGGTACCAACACTTTTCAGCTGATTGTGCAGGATATTTCAGCTGCAGAAATTCCAG GATCTGACAATGACAGGGAAGGGGGATTCTCTGACTACTTCTAA
- the LOC120085515 gene encoding myosin-11 isoform X1, which produces MDNPVNIVVGSQIWVGDIDSIWIDGLVLNITGEDAEIQTSDGRQVVVKMSNLYPRDAESPTTGIDDMTRMSYLNEPGLLHNLAIRYAINEIYTYTGNILIAINPFQSISSLYDAHVMEQYKGAPIGELKPHVFAIADVAYRAMINYGKSNSILVSGESGAGKTETTKMLMCYLAFLGGHAASEGRTVEQQVLESNPVLEAFGNAKTVRNNNSSRFGKFVEIQFDKKGRISGAAIRTYLLERSRVCQISDPERNYHCFYLLCAAPPQERERYKLGNPKSFHYLNQSNCYELAGVNDAHDYLATKRAMDIVGIGEQEQDAIFRVVAAILHLGNIDFAKGEESDSSFVKDEESKFHLHMTAELLMCDPQALEDALCKRMMVTPEEVIKRSLDPLGATVSRDGLAKTIYSRLFDWLVDKINFSIGQDPCSKYLIGVLDIYGFESFQTNSFEQFCINYTNEKLQQHFNQHVFKMEQEEYVKEEIDWSYIEFVDNQDVLDLIEKKPGGIIALLDEACMFPKSTHETFSQKLYQTFKNHKRFTKPKLARSDFTIVHYAGDVLYQSDQFLDKNKDYVVPEHQDLLSASKCPFVAGLFSPHPEETAKSSKFSSIGSRFKLQLQQLMETLNSTEPHYIRCVKPNTVLKPAIFENATVMQQLRSGGVLEAIRIKCAGYPTHRTFPEFLSRFGILAPEVLEGDYEEKVACGKILEKMGHKGYLIGKSKIFLRGNLMAELDAQRTGIHSAAAIVIQKHFRARIDRKKYIAMRRACIRIQSYWRGVLARESYEIRRREAAAVKIQKNIRAYLARSRHVKTRISTVVLQAGMRAMVARSEHRHRRLVKAAKVIQSYWRQYRTSSNYKTGKKSSTSSQCGSNSKTSGEGLKKQRMANLEETEEDLVLPALLNSSKDTIDETIEMIAKESRVSPQEIEEAYFIIKEPGSPVKDADKMVTLRAEVANLKAMLQAEKQRANECERKYVATQRANEEGRRKLKETERKVHQLQDYINRMIHCMSNQISEMKMIVGTSRLDASSSFPNEVLTDATSSCSDSSSEDFTFPVPGPSTPTFSSFGTNTFQLIVQDISAAEIPGSDNDREGGFSDYF; this is translated from the exons ATG GACAATCCTGTCAATATTGTTGTTGGTTCTCAAATATGGGTGGGAGATATAGATTCTATTTGGATTGATGGACTCGTATTGAACATCACTGGGGAAGATGCTGAGATTCAAACTAGTGATGGGAGGCAG GTGGTTGTTAAAATGTCAAATCTATATCCAAGGGATGCAGAATCTCCTACTACTGGAATTGACGATATGACTAGAATGTCATATTTGAATGAGCCTGGGTTGCTGCATAATTTGGCTATCAGATATGCAATAAATGAAATCTAT ACTTATACTGGAAACATTCTTATTGCCATCAACCCATTCCAAAGTATTTCAAGTCTGTATGATGCCCATGTGATGGAGCAGTACAAGGGAGCACCAATTGGGGAGCTGAAGCCTCATGTTTTTGCAATTGCTGATGTTGCATATAG GGCTATGATAAATTATGGTAAAAGCAACTCCATTCTGGTAAGTGGTGAAAGTGGGGCTGGTAAGACCGAAACCACCAAAATGCTTATGTGTTACCTTGCATTTTTGGGCGGCCATGCTGCATCTGAAGGACGGACTGTTGAACAACAAGTTTTAGAA TCAAATCCAGTTCTTGAAGCTTTTGGCAATGCAAAAACAGTAAGAAACAATAATTCAAG CCGTTTTGGGAAATTTGTTGAGATCCAATTTGACAAGAAGGGACGAATATCGGGAGCTGCCATCAGAACTTATCTTCTTGAGAGATCACGGGTTTGCCAAATATCGGACCCTGAGCGCAACTACCATTGCTTTTATCTTCTCTGTGCAGCTCCACCTCAG gagagagagagatataAGCTGGGAAATCCAAAATCATTTCACTATCTAAACCAATCAAATTGTTATGAACTGGCTGGTGTGAATGATGCTCATGATTATCTTGCTACAAAGAGAGCCATGGATATTGTTGGAATAGGTGAACAAGAGCAG GATGCAATTTTCAGAGTTGTGGCTGCAATTCTTCACCTTGGTAATATTGACTTTGCAAAAGGAGAAGAGTCTGATTCATCATTTGTAAAAGATGAAGAATCAAAATTTCATCTTCACATGACAGCAGAGCTTCTCAT GTGTGATCCCCAAGCATTAGAAGATGCTCTTTGCAAGCGCATGATGGTTACACCGGAGGAAGTCATCAAGAGAAGTCTTGATCCGCTTGGTGCAACAGTTAGCAGGGATGGATTAGCCAAGACAATATACTCCCGTTTGTTTGACTG GTTGGtagataaaatcaatttttccatCGGACAAGATCCTTGCTCGAAATATCTGATTGGAGTACTTGATATTTATGGTTTTGAGAGCTTTCAAACAAATAG TTTTGAGCAATTCTGCATCAATTACACAAATGAAAAGCTGCAGCAACATTTCAACCAG CATGTATTCAAGATGGAGCAAGAAGAATATGTAAAAGAGGAAATTGATTGGAGCTACATAGAATTTGTTGATAATCAAGATGTCCTCGATCTCATTGAGAAG AAACCAGGTGGAATCATTGCTCTTCTTGATGAAGCTTG CATGTTTCCAAAATCAACTCATGAAACATTTTCACAAAAGCTATATCAGACCTTCAAAAATCATAAACGCTTCACCAAGCCAAAATTGGCCCGCTCAGATTTTACCATTGTTCATTATGCTGGAGat GTTCTATATCAGTCAGATCAGTTTCTAGACAAAAATAAAGATTATGTTGTCCCTGAACATCAAGACTTGTTAAGTGCTTCAAAATGTCCCTTTGTTGCTGGCCTCTTCTCTCCTCATCCTGAGGAGACGGCCAAATCATCaaagttttcttcaattggCTCTCGTTTTAAG TTACAACTACAGCAGTTGATGGAAACGTTAAATTCAACCGAACCCCATTATATAAGATGCGTGAAGCCTAATACTGTCCTAAAACCTGCCATCTTTGAGAATGCTACTGTTATGCAACAATTACGATCTGGA GGTGTTTTGGAGGCTATTAGAATCAAATGTGCAGGATACCCTACTCATAGAACATTTCCTGAATTTTTATCTCGATTTGGAATTCTTGCACCCGAGGTATTGGAAGGGGA CTATGAAGAGAAGGTAGCATGCGGAAAGATTCTAGAGAAGATGGGACATAAAGGTTATCTG ATAGGGAAATCAAAAATTTTCCTTAGAGGCAACTTGATGGCCGAACTAGATGCACAAAGAACAGGGATACATAGTGCTGCTGCTATAGTTATACAGAAGCATTTCAGAGCTCGAATTGATCGTAAAAAGTACATTGCCATGCGAAGAGCTTGCATCCGTATACAATCATATTGGAGAG GTGTTCTTGCCCGCGAGTCATATGAAATTAGGAGAAGGGAAGCAGCTGCCgtcaaaattcaaaagaataTTCGTGCATACCTTGCCAGGAGCCGGCATGTGAAAACAAGGATCTCTACAGTTGTTCTTCAGGCTGGTATGCGTGCAATGGTTGCTCGGAGTGAACACAGACATAGGAGGCTGGTTAAGGCTGCAAAAGTTATTCAA TCTTATTGGCGTCAATACAGAACCTCATCGAATTATAAGACGGGGAAAAAATCCTCAACCAGTTCACAATGCGGATCGAACTCCAAAACTTCTGGTGAAGGTCTTAAGAAGCAAAGGATG GCTAACTTGGAAGAAACAGAGGAGGATCTGGTTTTGCCTGCGTTGCTCAACAGCAGTAAAGACACCATTGATGAAACAATTGAAATGATTGCCAAGGAAAGCCGTGTTTCTCCACAAGAAATAGAAGAAGCATACTTTATTATTAAAGAACCTGGTAGTCCGGTTAAAGATGCAGATAAGATGGTCACTCTCAGAGCCGAAGTGGCTAATCTAAAG GCCATGTTGCAGGCTGAAAAGCAAAGGGCTAATGAGTGTGAAAGGAAGTATGTTGCAACACAGAGAGCAAATGAGGAAGGACGTAGAAAACTAAAAGAAACCGAAAGGAAGGTGCATCAACTTCAGGACTACATAAACAG GATGATACATTGCATGTCAAACCAAATAtcggagatgaaaatgatcgtGGGTACTTCTAGGTTAGATGCATCTAGTTCTTTTCCGAATGAGGTTCTGACGGATGCCACATCTAGTTGCTCTGATTCATCATCAGAAGACTTCACCTTTCCTGTTCCAGGTCCATCTACGCCAACTTTCTCTTCATTCGGTACCAACACTTTTCAGCTGATTGTGCAGGATATTTCAGCTGCAGAAATTCCAG GATCTGACAATGACAGGGAAGGGGGATTCTCTGACTACTTCTAA
- the LOC120085515 gene encoding myosin-11 isoform X2, whose protein sequence is MDNPVNIVVGSQIWVGDIDSIWIDGLVLNITGEDAEIQTSDGRQVVVKMSNLYPRDAESPTTGIDDMTRMSYLNEPGLLHNLAIRYAINEIYTYTGNILIAINPFQSISSLYDAHVMEQYKGAPIGELKPHVFAIADVAYRAMINYGKSNSILVSGESGAGKTETTKMLMCYLAFLGGHAASEGRTVEQQVLESNPVLEAFGNAKTVRNNNSSRFGKFVEIQFDKKGRISGAAIRTYLLERSRVCQISDPERNYHCFYLLCAAPPQERERYKLGNPKSFHYLNQSNCYELAGVNDAHDYLATKRAMDIVGIGEQEQDAIFRVVAAILHLGNIDFAKGEESDSSFVKDEESKFHLHMTAELLMCDPQALEDALCKRMMVTPEEVIKRSLDPLGATVSRDGLAKTIYSRLFDCFEQFCINYTNEKLQQHFNQHVFKMEQEEYVKEEIDWSYIEFVDNQDVLDLIEKKPGGIIALLDEACMFPKSTHETFSQKLYQTFKNHKRFTKPKLARSDFTIVHYAGDVLYQSDQFLDKNKDYVVPEHQDLLSASKCPFVAGLFSPHPEETAKSSKFSSIGSRFKLQLQQLMETLNSTEPHYIRCVKPNTVLKPAIFENATVMQQLRSGGVLEAIRIKCAGYPTHRTFPEFLSRFGILAPEVLEGDYEEKVACGKILEKMGHKGYLIGKSKIFLRGNLMAELDAQRTGIHSAAAIVIQKHFRARIDRKKYIAMRRACIRIQSYWRGVLARESYEIRRREAAAVKIQKNIRAYLARSRHVKTRISTVVLQAGMRAMVARSEHRHRRLVKAAKVIQSYWRQYRTSSNYKTGKKSSTSSQCGSNSKTSGEGLKKQRMANLEETEEDLVLPALLNSSKDTIDETIEMIAKESRVSPQEIEEAYFIIKEPGSPVKDADKMVTLRAEVANLKAMLQAEKQRANECERKYVATQRANEEGRRKLKETERKVHQLQDYINRMIHCMSNQISEMKMIVGTSRLDASSSFPNEVLTDATSSCSDSSSEDFTFPVPGPSTPTFSSFGTNTFQLIVQDISAAEIPGSDNDREGGFSDYF, encoded by the exons ATG GACAATCCTGTCAATATTGTTGTTGGTTCTCAAATATGGGTGGGAGATATAGATTCTATTTGGATTGATGGACTCGTATTGAACATCACTGGGGAAGATGCTGAGATTCAAACTAGTGATGGGAGGCAG GTGGTTGTTAAAATGTCAAATCTATATCCAAGGGATGCAGAATCTCCTACTACTGGAATTGACGATATGACTAGAATGTCATATTTGAATGAGCCTGGGTTGCTGCATAATTTGGCTATCAGATATGCAATAAATGAAATCTAT ACTTATACTGGAAACATTCTTATTGCCATCAACCCATTCCAAAGTATTTCAAGTCTGTATGATGCCCATGTGATGGAGCAGTACAAGGGAGCACCAATTGGGGAGCTGAAGCCTCATGTTTTTGCAATTGCTGATGTTGCATATAG GGCTATGATAAATTATGGTAAAAGCAACTCCATTCTGGTAAGTGGTGAAAGTGGGGCTGGTAAGACCGAAACCACCAAAATGCTTATGTGTTACCTTGCATTTTTGGGCGGCCATGCTGCATCTGAAGGACGGACTGTTGAACAACAAGTTTTAGAA TCAAATCCAGTTCTTGAAGCTTTTGGCAATGCAAAAACAGTAAGAAACAATAATTCAAG CCGTTTTGGGAAATTTGTTGAGATCCAATTTGACAAGAAGGGACGAATATCGGGAGCTGCCATCAGAACTTATCTTCTTGAGAGATCACGGGTTTGCCAAATATCGGACCCTGAGCGCAACTACCATTGCTTTTATCTTCTCTGTGCAGCTCCACCTCAG gagagagagagatataAGCTGGGAAATCCAAAATCATTTCACTATCTAAACCAATCAAATTGTTATGAACTGGCTGGTGTGAATGATGCTCATGATTATCTTGCTACAAAGAGAGCCATGGATATTGTTGGAATAGGTGAACAAGAGCAG GATGCAATTTTCAGAGTTGTGGCTGCAATTCTTCACCTTGGTAATATTGACTTTGCAAAAGGAGAAGAGTCTGATTCATCATTTGTAAAAGATGAAGAATCAAAATTTCATCTTCACATGACAGCAGAGCTTCTCAT GTGTGATCCCCAAGCATTAGAAGATGCTCTTTGCAAGCGCATGATGGTTACACCGGAGGAAGTCATCAAGAGAAGTCTTGATCCGCTTGGTGCAACAGTTAGCAGGGATGGATTAGCCAAGACAATATACTCCCGTTTGTTTGACTG TTTTGAGCAATTCTGCATCAATTACACAAATGAAAAGCTGCAGCAACATTTCAACCAG CATGTATTCAAGATGGAGCAAGAAGAATATGTAAAAGAGGAAATTGATTGGAGCTACATAGAATTTGTTGATAATCAAGATGTCCTCGATCTCATTGAGAAG AAACCAGGTGGAATCATTGCTCTTCTTGATGAAGCTTG CATGTTTCCAAAATCAACTCATGAAACATTTTCACAAAAGCTATATCAGACCTTCAAAAATCATAAACGCTTCACCAAGCCAAAATTGGCCCGCTCAGATTTTACCATTGTTCATTATGCTGGAGat GTTCTATATCAGTCAGATCAGTTTCTAGACAAAAATAAAGATTATGTTGTCCCTGAACATCAAGACTTGTTAAGTGCTTCAAAATGTCCCTTTGTTGCTGGCCTCTTCTCTCCTCATCCTGAGGAGACGGCCAAATCATCaaagttttcttcaattggCTCTCGTTTTAAG TTACAACTACAGCAGTTGATGGAAACGTTAAATTCAACCGAACCCCATTATATAAGATGCGTGAAGCCTAATACTGTCCTAAAACCTGCCATCTTTGAGAATGCTACTGTTATGCAACAATTACGATCTGGA GGTGTTTTGGAGGCTATTAGAATCAAATGTGCAGGATACCCTACTCATAGAACATTTCCTGAATTTTTATCTCGATTTGGAATTCTTGCACCCGAGGTATTGGAAGGGGA CTATGAAGAGAAGGTAGCATGCGGAAAGATTCTAGAGAAGATGGGACATAAAGGTTATCTG ATAGGGAAATCAAAAATTTTCCTTAGAGGCAACTTGATGGCCGAACTAGATGCACAAAGAACAGGGATACATAGTGCTGCTGCTATAGTTATACAGAAGCATTTCAGAGCTCGAATTGATCGTAAAAAGTACATTGCCATGCGAAGAGCTTGCATCCGTATACAATCATATTGGAGAG GTGTTCTTGCCCGCGAGTCATATGAAATTAGGAGAAGGGAAGCAGCTGCCgtcaaaattcaaaagaataTTCGTGCATACCTTGCCAGGAGCCGGCATGTGAAAACAAGGATCTCTACAGTTGTTCTTCAGGCTGGTATGCGTGCAATGGTTGCTCGGAGTGAACACAGACATAGGAGGCTGGTTAAGGCTGCAAAAGTTATTCAA TCTTATTGGCGTCAATACAGAACCTCATCGAATTATAAGACGGGGAAAAAATCCTCAACCAGTTCACAATGCGGATCGAACTCCAAAACTTCTGGTGAAGGTCTTAAGAAGCAAAGGATG GCTAACTTGGAAGAAACAGAGGAGGATCTGGTTTTGCCTGCGTTGCTCAACAGCAGTAAAGACACCATTGATGAAACAATTGAAATGATTGCCAAGGAAAGCCGTGTTTCTCCACAAGAAATAGAAGAAGCATACTTTATTATTAAAGAACCTGGTAGTCCGGTTAAAGATGCAGATAAGATGGTCACTCTCAGAGCCGAAGTGGCTAATCTAAAG GCCATGTTGCAGGCTGAAAAGCAAAGGGCTAATGAGTGTGAAAGGAAGTATGTTGCAACACAGAGAGCAAATGAGGAAGGACGTAGAAAACTAAAAGAAACCGAAAGGAAGGTGCATCAACTTCAGGACTACATAAACAG GATGATACATTGCATGTCAAACCAAATAtcggagatgaaaatgatcgtGGGTACTTCTAGGTTAGATGCATCTAGTTCTTTTCCGAATGAGGTTCTGACGGATGCCACATCTAGTTGCTCTGATTCATCATCAGAAGACTTCACCTTTCCTGTTCCAGGTCCATCTACGCCAACTTTCTCTTCATTCGGTACCAACACTTTTCAGCTGATTGTGCAGGATATTTCAGCTGCAGAAATTCCAG GATCTGACAATGACAGGGAAGGGGGATTCTCTGACTACTTCTAA